Genomic DNA from Fibrobacter sp. UWB10:
TGAATTTCCATTGCAGAATATCTTCCAGGACAGCCTGTTCAAACTCAGGATTGCCAAGGGTCGACTCCAGAATTTCAACATTTTCGACCGTTCCATTCTCTACGATGACGATTTTCACGCGCATTTTGCCGCCAAGGCCCGATTGTTCCTGCAAATGCTTGTTAAAGATGGGGCGCAGGCGTTCGCGCTTGTTCGTTTCCACCACAAGCAGGATATCCTTGCCAGAGCGTTCATTCTTGGCGCAGGCGACGCCTTCGGCAGAAAAGGAAACCGTCGTTTCGACGACGAAAGACTTTATACCGCTGACATCGTACTTCCACAGCGTCAAATCTTCTTTAATTGCATTTTCC
This window encodes:
- a CDS encoding TonB family protein — translated: MKLRTFTKFLALFAVLASLVACASSKSTVSQDANKSLEGNAESDVVTSVLDRIRPVYDQYRKDHPDAAGEMTVRLALGSSGDVDSVRIVKSNLDDPELENAIKEDLTLWKYDVSGIKSFVVETTVSFSAEGVACAKNERSGKDILLVVETNKRERLRPIFNKHLQEQSGLGGKMRVKIVIVENGTVENVEILESTLGNPEFEQAVLEDILQWKFTSGNYDKSKVTIPLTFVE